A portion of the Achromobacter sp. MFA1 R4 genome contains these proteins:
- a CDS encoding gamma-glutamyltransferase family protein: MTPSFTTRPEIRGTYGVVSSTHWLASQVAMSVLERGGNAYDAAVAGGFVLQIVEPHLNGPGGEVPILFWNEREQRMRALCGQGPAPALATPDYFRGLGLDLVPGIGLLPATVPGAFGAWLTLLRDYGTWELADVLRPAIDYARNGFPLVPRISQAILAVQALFRDEWTSSGQVWLPGGRVPAPDALFRTPAIAATYTRILDEAHAASTDRRGRIDAALDVWYRGFVADAIDDYYTNQAVLDTTGQRNRGLLRKSDLADWRATYDEPLTTQYGRYTVAKCGVWSQGPVHLQQLALLRHLDVGGLDPLSPQFVHRVAEAAKLAFADRTAWYGDPDFVQVPIEALLSDTYARARAASIGERASAALQPGSPGGLTPRLPDLDAAIRTLAASDTRYGVGEPTFAALPPVTEWAARELFVGDTCQIDVIDRDGNMVAATPSGGWLSSSPVVPALGFSLTTRLQMTWLDEDVPGRLQPGKRPCTTLSPGLALRDGLPYMAFGTPGGDQQDQWTVAFFLRHAMGMNLQEAIDAPSWHIDHFPGSFWPRSQTLNRLTVESRMPAATLDALRAAGHDVKVGPDWSEGRISACTREPAEGGGLLLRAAANPRGMQGYAVGR, translated from the coding sequence ATGACTCCCTCATTTACCACCCGACCCGAAATTCGCGGCACCTACGGCGTGGTCTCGTCCACGCACTGGCTGGCGTCGCAAGTGGCCATGAGCGTGCTGGAGCGCGGCGGCAATGCCTATGATGCCGCCGTGGCCGGCGGCTTTGTGCTGCAGATCGTGGAACCGCACCTGAACGGCCCCGGCGGCGAAGTGCCCATCCTGTTCTGGAACGAGCGCGAACAGCGCATGCGCGCGCTGTGCGGACAGGGCCCGGCGCCCGCGCTGGCGACGCCCGATTACTTCCGCGGGCTGGGACTGGATCTGGTGCCCGGGATCGGCCTGCTGCCCGCCACCGTGCCGGGCGCGTTCGGCGCCTGGCTGACCCTGCTGCGCGACTATGGCACGTGGGAGCTGGCCGACGTGCTGCGGCCGGCCATCGACTACGCGCGCAACGGCTTTCCGCTGGTGCCGCGCATATCGCAGGCCATTCTTGCGGTGCAGGCGCTGTTCCGCGACGAGTGGACGAGTTCGGGCCAGGTCTGGCTGCCGGGCGGGCGCGTGCCCGCGCCGGACGCGTTGTTCCGCACGCCGGCCATCGCCGCCACCTATACCCGCATCCTGGACGAAGCGCACGCCGCCAGCACCGACCGGCGCGGCCGCATCGATGCGGCGCTGGACGTCTGGTATCGCGGCTTCGTCGCCGATGCGATCGACGACTACTACACAAACCAGGCCGTGCTGGACACGACCGGGCAGCGCAATCGCGGCCTGCTGCGCAAGTCCGATCTTGCCGATTGGCGCGCCACCTACGACGAACCGCTGACCACCCAGTATGGCCGCTACACCGTGGCCAAATGCGGCGTGTGGTCGCAAGGCCCTGTGCACCTGCAACAGCTCGCGCTGCTGCGCCACCTGGACGTCGGCGGGCTGGATCCGCTGTCCCCGCAGTTCGTGCATCGCGTGGCCGAGGCGGCCAAGCTGGCCTTCGCGGACCGCACCGCGTGGTACGGCGACCCGGATTTCGTGCAGGTGCCGATCGAGGCCCTGCTCAGCGACACGTATGCGCGGGCGCGCGCCGCCAGCATAGGAGAGCGCGCCTCGGCCGCGCTGCAGCCCGGCAGCCCGGGCGGCCTGACGCCGCGCCTGCCCGACCTGGACGCCGCGATCCGCACCCTGGCCGCCTCCGATACCCGCTATGGCGTGGGCGAACCGACCTTCGCCGCGTTGCCGCCCGTGACCGAATGGGCTGCGCGCGAGCTGTTCGTGGGCGATACCTGCCAGATCGACGTCATCGACCGCGACGGCAACATGGTGGCGGCCACGCCTTCGGGCGGCTGGCTGTCGTCCAGTCCGGTGGTGCCCGCGCTGGGCTTTTCGCTCACGACCCGGCTGCAGATGACCTGGCTGGACGAGGACGTCCCCGGACGCCTGCAGCCCGGCAAGCGGCCCTGCACGACGCTGTCGCCCGGCCTGGCGCTGCGCGACGGGCTGCCCTACATGGCCTTCGGCACGCCGGGCGGCGACCAGCAGGACCAATGGACCGTCGCGTTCTTCCTGCGTCACGCCATGGGCATGAACCTGCAGGAGGCGATCGACGCGCCGTCCTGGCACATCGATCACTTCCCGGGGTCGTTCTGGCCGCGCTCGCAGACGCTGAACCGCCTGACCGTGGAGTCGCGCATGCCCGCCGCCACGCTGGACGCGCTGCGCGCCGCCGGTCACGACGTCAAGGTCGGACCGGACTGGTCCGAAGGCCGCATCAGCGCCTGCACCCGCGAGCCGGCCGAGGGCGGCGGGCTGCTGCTGCGCGCGGCCGCCAATCCGCGCGGGATGCAGGGATATGCCGTCGGCCGCTGA
- a CDS encoding D-alanyl-lipoteichoic acid biosynthesis protein DltD, with product MFKRTLAQHALAVALALSVAAAAGWAAVHLLALKTEAVPVAAPGIYIPNLGNTLDEQTRNLSRLSQALRTGDRLVILGSSELTSNDLRFVPYRYLADELQMPVLAYGHSGFQSLGMQFVLAALADDLSPASRVVVMLSPGWFDGDGGLGPDEFKEHANPLLPRLMRQPEGRAEVLRWLDAKADAGVFWSMAAEQAYVFRQRLASLWTPAHAAPAPEPEREGPPAAARVVDWDALASEAQAAEQALMQDNRYAVRDEFFNKYLRSIPEGGKTAYQPQPLTGRDELRELAALMALLHGRGVDALFVMQPLHPMVFKDLDRFQPIQRQVADLCQRYAMRCMDMYGAPFEVGTLRDVQHLGELGWLRVNQRIAEEFRP from the coding sequence ATGTTCAAACGCACTCTCGCGCAGCATGCGCTCGCCGTGGCGCTGGCCCTGTCCGTCGCCGCGGCCGCCGGCTGGGCGGCCGTGCACCTGCTGGCCCTGAAGACAGAGGCGGTGCCCGTCGCCGCGCCAGGCATCTATATCCCCAATCTGGGCAACACGCTGGACGAGCAGACGCGCAACCTGTCGCGCCTGAGCCAGGCGCTGCGCACGGGCGACCGTCTCGTGATCCTGGGGTCATCCGAACTCACCAGCAACGATCTGCGCTTCGTGCCGTACCGCTACCTGGCCGACGAACTGCAAATGCCCGTGCTGGCCTACGGCCATTCGGGTTTTCAGTCCCTGGGCATGCAGTTCGTGCTGGCCGCGCTGGCCGATGACCTGTCGCCAGCGTCGCGCGTGGTCGTGATGCTGTCGCCCGGCTGGTTCGACGGCGACGGCGGGCTGGGACCGGACGAGTTCAAGGAACACGCCAACCCGCTGCTGCCGCGCCTGATGCGCCAGCCGGAAGGCCGGGCCGAAGTCCTGCGATGGCTGGATGCGAAGGCCGACGCCGGGGTCTTTTGGTCCATGGCGGCCGAGCAGGCGTATGTTTTCCGCCAACGGCTTGCAAGCCTGTGGACGCCGGCCCACGCCGCGCCCGCCCCCGAACCGGAGCGCGAGGGTCCGCCCGCCGCCGCCCGCGTGGTGGACTGGGACGCGCTGGCCAGCGAGGCGCAGGCGGCCGAACAGGCGCTCATGCAGGACAACCGCTATGCGGTGCGCGACGAGTTCTTCAACAAGTACCTGCGCAGCATCCCCGAGGGCGGCAAGACCGCCTACCAGCCCCAGCCGCTGACCGGCCGCGACGAACTCCGCGAGCTCGCCGCCCTGATGGCGCTGCTGCACGGGCGCGGGGTCGACGCGCTTTTCGTGATGCAGCCGCTGCACCCGATGGTGTTCAAGGATCTGGACCGCTTCCAGCCCATCCAGCGACAGGTGGCCGACCTGTGCCAGCGCTACGCCATGCGCTGCATGGACATGTACGGCGCCCCCTTCGAGGTGGGCACGCTGCGCGACGTCCAGCACCTGGGCGAGCTGGGCTGGCTGCGCGTCAACCAAAGGATCGCCGAGGAATTCCGCCCATGA
- a CDS encoding peptidoglycan DD-metalloendopeptidase family protein encodes MAAAALCLGWPARGQAAAGYISRKLDARVPGGVAVLGLGDAESAPEVTYLDRRVLVVREEGKQWIAVVGIPLSVKPGQEHIQVKDAAGQRKVAFTVGAKEYVAQHITLKNRRQVDPNPDDLKRIERELAEQLAAYARYRAGVTPSNLLLDRPVDGGRLSSPFGLRRFFNGQERNPHSGLDFAVPAGTPIKAPAAGVVVLVGDYFFNGKTVFLDHGQGLVSMFCHMSAISVKVGDEVPRGGVVGKVGATGRATGPHLHWNVSLNDARIDPAIFIGAFKP; translated from the coding sequence CTGGCGGCGGCAGCCCTGTGCCTGGGGTGGCCCGCACGGGGGCAGGCGGCCGCGGGCTACATCAGCCGCAAGCTGGACGCGCGCGTGCCCGGCGGCGTGGCGGTGCTGGGCCTGGGAGACGCCGAAAGCGCGCCAGAGGTCACGTATCTGGACCGGCGCGTGCTGGTGGTGCGGGAAGAAGGCAAACAGTGGATCGCCGTGGTCGGCATCCCGCTTAGCGTGAAGCCGGGCCAGGAGCATATCCAGGTCAAGGATGCCGCCGGCCAGCGCAAGGTGGCCTTCACGGTGGGCGCCAAGGAATACGTGGCGCAGCACATCACCCTGAAGAACCGCCGCCAGGTCGACCCGAATCCCGACGACCTGAAGCGCATCGAGCGCGAACTGGCCGAGCAGCTTGCCGCCTACGCCCGCTATCGCGCGGGCGTCACGCCGAGCAACCTGCTGCTGGACCGTCCGGTCGACGGCGGGCGGCTGTCCAGCCCCTTCGGCCTGCGCCGCTTTTTCAACGGCCAGGAGCGCAACCCGCATTCAGGGCTGGATTTCGCCGTGCCCGCGGGCACGCCGATCAAGGCGCCGGCGGCCGGTGTGGTCGTGCTGGTGGGGGATTATTTCTTCAACGGCAAGACCGTGTTCCTGGACCATGGCCAGGGCTTGGTCAGCATGTTCTGCCACATGTCGGCCATCAGCGTGAAGGTGGGCGACGAGGTGCCGCGCGGCGGGGTGGTGGGCAAGGTGGGCGCGACCGGGCGGGCGACCGGCCCGCATCTGCACTGGAATGTCAGCCTGAACGATGCGCGCATCGATCCGGCGATCTTCATCGGCGCGTTCAAGCCCTGA
- a CDS encoding SRPBCC family protein: MNDYGVVLDPTTLRFTRRLPASVQEVWAWLTESDKRGRWLASGDMELTEGGGVTLRFLHADLSSVREPTPEAYKPFEEGLTTQGLITRCEPPHLLGYTWGGSAGSPSEVIFEVSQEDDGALLVLTHRKLASRDDMVDVAGGWHTHLNVLAARLAGREPGPFWSANAAWEADYQRRIPHR, translated from the coding sequence ATGAACGACTATGGCGTCGTACTGGATCCGACCACATTGCGTTTCACGCGACGGCTGCCCGCCAGCGTGCAGGAGGTGTGGGCCTGGCTGACGGAATCCGACAAACGCGGCCGGTGGCTGGCTTCCGGGGACATGGAACTGACCGAGGGCGGGGGCGTGACCCTGCGGTTCCTGCATGCAGACCTGTCTTCCGTGCGCGAACCGACGCCCGAGGCCTACAAGCCCTTTGAAGAAGGGCTCACGACCCAGGGCCTGATCACGCGCTGCGAACCGCCTCACCTGCTGGGCTACACCTGGGGCGGATCGGCCGGATCGCCGTCCGAAGTGATTTTCGAGGTCTCGCAGGAGGACGACGGCGCGCTGCTGGTGCTGACCCATCGCAAGCTGGCCAGCCGCGACGATATGGTCGACGTCGCTGGCGGCTGGCATACCCATCTGAACGTGCTCGCCGCCCGGCTGGCCGGACGCGAGCCCGGCCCCTTCTGGTCCGCCAACGCGGCCTGGGAGGCCGACTACCAGCGCCGCATACCGCACCGCTAG
- a CDS encoding GFA family protein, whose translation MIKGSCLCGRVAYEITGPLTHALNCHCIMCRKSHGAAFRSRATVQAKDFAWTRGENHITWYASSPGCYRGFCEACGSPLLSRFDQTPDIYGLPLGALDDDPGVKPEAHYHVSSKAPWYDITDALPQHEGAMESAPDHDPQIPPLPFSHGR comes from the coding sequence ATGATCAAAGGTTCCTGCCTGTGCGGCCGCGTTGCCTACGAGATCACCGGCCCGCTCACCCACGCACTCAACTGCCATTGCATCATGTGCCGCAAGTCGCACGGCGCGGCCTTCCGCAGCCGCGCGACGGTGCAGGCCAAGGACTTCGCCTGGACGCGGGGCGAGAACCACATCACCTGGTACGCCTCGTCGCCCGGTTGCTACCGCGGCTTCTGCGAGGCCTGCGGCTCGCCCTTGCTCAGCCGGTTCGACCAGACCCCGGATATCTACGGGCTGCCGCTGGGGGCCCTGGACGACGACCCGGGCGTCAAACCCGAAGCGCACTATCACGTGTCGAGCAAAGCGCCGTGGTACGACATCACCGACGCGCTGCCCCAGCACGAGGGCGCCATGGAAAGCGCGCCGGACCACGACCCGCAAATCCCGCCCCTGCCCTTTTCGCACGGCAGATAA
- the infA gene encoding translation initiation factor IF-1: MAKEELIELDGIVDEVLPDSRYRVKLDNGIEVGAYASGRIRKHRIRILAGDRVTLEMSPYDLTKGRINFRHKDERAPAPHRPQQYRR; encoded by the coding sequence ATGGCTAAAGAAGAACTCATCGAATTGGATGGCATCGTTGACGAAGTGCTGCCCGATAGCCGCTACCGCGTCAAACTGGACAACGGCATCGAAGTCGGCGCCTACGCGTCGGGCCGCATCCGCAAACACCGCATCCGCATCCTGGCGGGCGACCGCGTCACCCTGGAAATGTCGCCGTATGACCTGACCAAGGGCCGCATCAACTTCCGCCACAAGGACGAACGCGCTCCCGCGCCGCACCGTCCCCAGCAGTACCGCCGCTGA
- a CDS encoding tripartite tricarboxylate transporter substrate binding protein, with protein sequence MKLQFKRLLRTFALGLAMAAPAISHAAWPEKPITLVVPWAAGGSTDILARVLSEGLTQSLGQPVIVENRSGASGNIGTAFVARAKPDGYTLLVGSMSTHTMNQALYPNMPFDGVKDFTPIAELALVTNTMVVHPSVPASNVKEFIAYVKANPDTVAYASAGQGSTNHLSAVLFEKAAGVKMMHIPYRGGAPAVLDTVAGRTQVLFSAGTQTLPHVQSDKLKLLAVTEDKRSPLLPNVPTVAETLPGYELSVWYGAFGPAGMPPELTARLNREINLILKRPEVVKKMGDMGVLLTETTPDQFGQILARDADKYGKLIKELGITAE encoded by the coding sequence ATGAAACTGCAATTCAAACGACTGCTGCGCACGTTCGCGCTGGGACTGGCCATGGCCGCGCCCGCGATCTCCCACGCCGCCTGGCCCGAAAAGCCGATCACGCTGGTCGTGCCGTGGGCCGCGGGCGGCTCCACCGACATCCTGGCGCGCGTCCTGTCGGAAGGCCTGACCCAATCGCTGGGCCAGCCGGTCATCGTGGAAAACCGCTCGGGCGCGTCCGGCAACATCGGCACGGCGTTCGTCGCGCGCGCCAAGCCGGACGGCTACACGCTGCTGGTCGGGTCGATGAGCACGCACACGATGAACCAGGCGCTCTACCCCAACATGCCGTTCGACGGCGTGAAGGATTTCACGCCCATCGCCGAGCTGGCCCTCGTCACCAACACCATGGTGGTGCACCCGTCGGTACCGGCCTCGAACGTGAAGGAATTCATCGCCTACGTGAAGGCCAATCCCGACACGGTGGCCTACGCCTCGGCGGGCCAGGGCTCGACCAATCACCTGAGCGCGGTGCTGTTTGAAAAGGCCGCTGGGGTGAAGATGATGCACATCCCCTACCGCGGCGGCGCGCCCGCGGTGCTGGACACGGTGGCTGGCCGCACGCAGGTGTTGTTCAGCGCGGGGACGCAGACGCTGCCGCACGTGCAGTCCGACAAGCTCAAGCTGCTGGCCGTCACCGAAGACAAGCGCTCGCCGCTGCTGCCCAACGTACCCACCGTGGCCGAAACCCTCCCCGGCTATGAACTGTCGGTCTGGTATGGCGCGTTCGGCCCGGCCGGCATGCCGCCTGAATTGACCGCCCGTCTGAACCGCGAGATCAATCTGATCCTGAAGCGGCCCGAGGTGGTCAAGAAAATGGGGGACATGGGCGTGCTGCTGACCGAAACCACGCCGGATCAGTTTGGCCAGATCCTGGCGCGCGATGCGGACAAGTACGGCAAGCTGATCAAAGAACTGGGAATCACGGCGGAATGA
- a CDS encoding GAF domain-containing protein: MTDISPSAELAGVEAISRAYAAGEPEAALQAIDDYIRLRLAHTLCTVNRYDAQAMRVVRLYSSNPHAYPPGGSKDKTGTAWGRHVLLEQQVFVGQGEDAIREFFDDHDAIRKLGLQSVINVPVVDSGRCLGTVNFLMPRPAVSDADIHTARLAGLLALPAFQGLQRPD; encoded by the coding sequence ATGACCGATATCTCCCCCAGCGCGGAGCTGGCCGGCGTAGAGGCCATCTCGCGCGCCTACGCGGCTGGCGAACCCGAGGCCGCCTTGCAGGCCATCGACGACTACATCCGCCTGCGCCTCGCGCACACCCTGTGCACCGTCAACCGCTACGATGCCCAGGCCATGCGCGTGGTCCGCCTGTACAGCTCGAACCCGCACGCCTATCCGCCCGGGGGCAGCAAGGACAAGACCGGCACGGCATGGGGCCGGCACGTCCTGCTGGAGCAGCAGGTCTTCGTCGGGCAGGGCGAGGACGCGATCCGCGAATTCTTCGACGATCACGACGCGATCCGGAAATTGGGGTTGCAGTCGGTGATCAACGTGCCGGTGGTGGATTCCGGCCGGTGCCTGGGCACCGTCAACTTCCTGATGCCGCGGCCGGCCGTGTCGGATGCCGATATCCACACTGCCCGGCTGGCGGGGCTGCTGGCATTGCCGGCATTCCAGGGGCTGCAGCGGCCCGATTGA
- a CDS encoding LysR family transcriptional regulator, translated as MTWDAVRLVNRLKPRHLTLLVNIDRHRSLTRVAAATGISQPAVTKALAELEDIFGAPLFQRTGSGLQPTLLGNLALVRARHLLSDLDLWAREVEALHAGHSAHLQVGVVPYVSSALLTAAISSLHQRHGVTLSLHRATTDHLVPMLRHHELDCIISRATSTVTHEDLIHRVLYRQRPRLIAHGRLAQRLARRQPDWAAVAAMDWVLPAANTPTRQLIVEHFIRAELQPPSPVLEAYSTDVIEGILTMNDTLISVVPEDIARELCQRGRLGMVPWDFGWELPPINLIRRRRDQALAAEERFSEILLGLCGDAAAPWRQGEAGAP; from the coding sequence ATGACCTGGGACGCAGTCCGGCTCGTCAACCGCCTGAAGCCCCGGCATCTGACGCTGCTGGTCAACATCGACCGCCACCGATCGCTGACGCGCGTGGCGGCCGCAACCGGCATCAGCCAGCCGGCGGTGACCAAGGCGCTCGCCGAGCTGGAGGACATCTTTGGCGCGCCCCTGTTCCAGCGCACCGGCAGCGGCCTGCAGCCCACTTTGCTCGGGAACCTGGCGCTGGTGCGGGCAAGGCACCTGCTCAGCGACCTGGACCTGTGGGCGCGCGAGGTCGAGGCGCTGCATGCCGGCCATTCCGCCCACCTGCAGGTGGGCGTGGTGCCCTACGTGTCCAGCGCCTTGCTGACCGCCGCCATCAGCAGCCTGCATCAGCGTCATGGCGTGACCCTGAGCCTGCACCGCGCCACCACGGATCACCTGGTGCCGATGCTGCGCCACCATGAGCTGGACTGCATCATCAGCCGGGCCACGTCCACCGTGACGCACGAGGATCTGATCCATCGCGTGCTGTATCGCCAGCGCCCGCGCCTGATCGCGCATGGCCGCCTGGCCCAGCGGCTGGCCCGGCGCCAGCCGGACTGGGCCGCCGTCGCCGCCATGGACTGGGTGCTGCCCGCGGCCAATACGCCCACGCGGCAACTGATCGTGGAGCATTTCATCCGCGCGGAGCTGCAACCGCCGTCGCCGGTGCTGGAAGCCTATTCGACGGACGTGATCGAAGGGATCCTCACCATGAACGACACGCTGATTTCGGTGGTGCCCGAAGACATCGCGCGCGAGCTGTGCCAGCGCGGCAGGCTGGGCATGGTGCCCTGGGATTTCGGCTGGGAGCTGCCGCCGATCAACCTGATCCGGCGCAGGCGGGACCAGGCCCTGGCGGCGGAGGAGCGGTTTTCGGAGATTCTGCTGGGTCTTTGCGGCGACGCGG
- the mog gene encoding molybdopterin adenylyltransferase translates to MTDIARIVRSHPDELIVGLVSISDRASTGAYQDQGLPALREWLGGALVSPWQAVDRLIPDEPARISDTLIELVDRCGCDLVLTTGGTGPARRDVTPEATLAVGTKEMPGFGEQMRQISLRFVPTAILSRQVAVIRETDGHAALIVNLPGQPKSIRETLEGLKGEDGAVLVPGIFAAIPYCIDLIGGPYAETRPEVIAAFRPKSARRPEKA, encoded by the coding sequence ATGACCGACATTGCCCGTATCGTCCGCAGCCATCCCGATGAACTGATCGTCGGCCTGGTGTCCATTTCCGACCGCGCCTCCACCGGCGCCTACCAGGATCAGGGACTGCCCGCGCTGCGCGAGTGGCTGGGCGGCGCGCTGGTCTCGCCCTGGCAGGCGGTGGACCGGCTGATTCCCGACGAGCCCGCGCGCATCTCCGACACCCTGATCGAACTGGTCGACCGCTGCGGCTGCGACCTCGTCCTGACCACCGGCGGCACCGGCCCGGCCCGGCGCGACGTCACGCCCGAAGCGACCCTGGCCGTCGGCACCAAGGAAATGCCGGGCTTTGGCGAGCAGATGCGCCAGATCAGCCTGCGCTTCGTGCCCACGGCCATCCTGTCGCGTCAGGTGGCCGTCATCCGCGAAACGGACGGCCATGCCGCCCTGATCGTGAACCTTCCCGGCCAGCCCAAGTCCATCCGCGAGACCCTCGAAGGGCTGAAAGGGGAGGACGGCGCCGTGCTGGTGCCAGGCATCTTCGCCGCCATTCCCTATTGCATCGACCTCATCGGCGGTCCCTACGCCGAGACCCGTCCCGAGGTCATCGCGGCCTTCCGCCCGAAGTCCGCCCGCCGCCCTGAAAAGGCGTGA
- a CDS encoding inorganic phosphate transporter produces the protein MFDLFHGLDLWVGLSLVLALTFVLAFEFINGFHDTANAVATVIYTKAMPPHLAVVLSGIFNFLGVLLGGVGVAYAIVHLLPVELLINVDTGRGLAMVFAMLAAAIAWNLGTWYFGIPASSSHTLIGSILGVGLANALITDLPLGDGVNWGKAIDIGLSLVASPIAGFMVAGVLLLALKRWLPLSKMHKTPEQRRAIDNKKHPPFWNRLVLVLSAMGVSFVHGSNDGQKGIGLIMLVLIGIVPANFVLDTHSTTYQIERTRDAANHLLVFYQRNEALLGDYLALRRVDIQEDLPANFHCDPTLTVPTIMALQNDLHGVANYADLSAQKRIDVRRYLLCLDDTAKKVARLEGLPAREAADLQRLRADLTATTEYAPFWVIVAVALALGAGTMVGWRRVVLTVGEKIGKQGMTYAQGMSAQLTAVGAIGLANVFSLPVSTTHVLSSGVAGTMIANKTGLQGNTVRNILLAWVLTLPASMLLAAGLFWIGVQIAG, from the coding sequence ATGTTCGACCTCTTCCATGGCCTAGACCTTTGGGTCGGCCTCAGCCTCGTGCTGGCCCTGACCTTCGTCCTGGCCTTCGAATTCATCAACGGCTTTCACGACACGGCAAACGCCGTCGCAACCGTCATCTATACCAAGGCCATGCCGCCGCACCTTGCGGTGGTCCTGTCCGGAATATTCAACTTCCTGGGCGTGCTGCTGGGCGGCGTGGGCGTCGCCTACGCCATCGTCCATCTGCTCCCCGTCGAATTGCTGATCAACGTGGATACCGGCCGCGGCCTGGCCATGGTGTTCGCCATGCTGGCCGCCGCCATCGCCTGGAATCTCGGCACCTGGTATTTCGGTATCCCGGCGTCCAGCTCGCACACCTTGATCGGATCGATCCTGGGCGTGGGCCTGGCAAACGCGCTCATTACCGATCTGCCGCTGGGGGACGGGGTGAACTGGGGCAAGGCCATCGACATCGGCCTGTCGCTGGTGGCCTCGCCCATCGCCGGCTTCATGGTGGCGGGGGTGCTCCTGCTGGCGCTCAAGCGCTGGCTGCCCCTGTCCAAGATGCACAAGACGCCCGAGCAGCGCCGCGCCATCGACAACAAGAAGCATCCGCCGTTCTGGAACCGCCTGGTGCTGGTGCTGTCGGCCATGGGCGTGAGCTTCGTGCACGGCTCCAACGACGGCCAGAAGGGTATCGGCCTGATCATGCTGGTGCTGATCGGGATCGTGCCGGCCAACTTCGTGCTGGACACCCACAGCACCACCTACCAGATCGAACGCACCCGCGACGCCGCCAACCACCTGCTGGTGTTCTATCAGCGCAATGAAGCGCTGCTGGGCGATTACCTGGCGCTGCGCCGCGTCGACATCCAGGAAGACCTGCCCGCCAATTTCCACTGCGATCCGACCCTGACGGTGCCGACCATCATGGCGCTGCAGAACGACCTGCACGGCGTGGCCAACTACGCCGACCTGTCGGCCCAGAAGCGCATCGACGTGCGCCGCTACCTGCTGTGCCTGGACGATACGGCCAAGAAGGTGGCTCGCCTGGAGGGCCTGCCCGCGCGCGAAGCCGCCGACCTGCAGCGCCTGCGCGCGGACCTGACCGCCACCACGGAATACGCGCCGTTCTGGGTGATCGTGGCCGTGGCGCTGGCGCTGGGCGCGGGCACCATGGTGGGCTGGCGCCGCGTCGTCCTGACCGTGGGCGAAAAGATCGGCAAGCAGGGCATGACCTACGCGCAGGGCATGTCGGCGCAATTGACCGCCGTGGGCGCCATCGGACTGGCCAACGTCTTCAGCTTGCCGGTATCGACCACGCACGTGCTGTCCTCGGGCGTGGCGGGCACCATGATCGCCAATAAAACCGGCCTTCAGGGCAACACCGTGCGCAACATCCTGCTGGCCTGGGTGCTGACCCTGCCCGCGTCGATGCTGCTGGCCGCCGGCCTGTTCTGGATCGGCGTGCAGATCGCAGGCTGA
- a CDS encoding DsbA family protein, whose amino-acid sequence MTTSLPTLHYVFDPLCGWCYGAAPLVEAARGIAGLSIEPHGGGMMTGANRQPVTEALRRYVMPHDERIAGLTGQPFGPGYFDGLLRDGGAVFDSEPPTTAILAAQTMAGRGLDLLRRMQHAHYVEGRRIADPAVLRMLATDIGLDAEAFDAAYAAAQGTETAAHIAASRRLLAQVGGTGFPTLALEQGGVYTLLEPSRFLGRPEQWRDHLQARIAGPR is encoded by the coding sequence ATGACGACCTCTCTTCCCACTCTGCATTACGTTTTTGATCCGCTCTGCGGCTGGTGCTATGGCGCCGCGCCGCTGGTGGAGGCCGCCCGCGGCATTGCGGGCCTGTCCATCGAGCCCCACGGCGGCGGCATGATGACCGGCGCCAACCGCCAGCCGGTCACCGAGGCCCTGCGCCGCTATGTCATGCCGCACGACGAGCGCATCGCCGGGCTGACGGGCCAGCCGTTCGGCCCGGGCTATTTCGACGGCCTGCTGCGTGACGGCGGGGCGGTGTTCGATTCCGAACCGCCCACCACGGCCATCCTGGCCGCGCAGACAATGGCGGGCCGCGGCCTGGACCTGCTGCGCCGGATGCAGCACGCGCACTATGTGGAAGGCCGGCGCATCGCCGACCCGGCGGTCCTCAGGATGCTGGCAACGGACATCGGCCTGGACGCCGAGGCCTTCGACGCGGCGTATGCGGCCGCGCAGGGCACCGAGACGGCCGCGCACATCGCCGCCAGCCGCCGGCTGCTGGCCCAGGTGGGCGGCACGGGCTTTCCCACGTTGGCGCTGGAGCAGGGCGGCGTCTACACCCTGCTGGAACCCAGCCGCTTCCTGGGCCGTCCTGAACAATGGCGGGACCACCTGCAGGCGCGCATCGCGGGCCCGCGCTGA